The Cellulomonas sp. P24 genome contains a region encoding:
- a CDS encoding TetR/AcrR family transcriptional regulator: MSNDEVLLDVPSAIRTDRREAVLESALLTFARFGYRKTSMETVAQTADISRPGLYFLFSSKEELFRAAVTHALDADLLAIDRILKDDARPLPVRILEAFDQWAGRYVGPIARDITTVIEDNPGLLGPIVQTAPQRFTELITDAMTADTTGIGRSRAAAAAQTLISASIGIKHQVEDRESYRQRLQVAIDVLVL; this comes from the coding sequence ATGAGCAACGACGAGGTCCTGCTCGACGTTCCATCGGCGATCCGCACGGATCGACGTGAGGCGGTCCTCGAGTCCGCGCTCCTGACGTTCGCGCGCTTCGGGTACCGCAAGACGTCGATGGAGACGGTCGCGCAGACGGCGGACATCTCGCGCCCTGGTCTGTACTTCCTGTTCAGCTCGAAGGAAGAGCTGTTCCGCGCCGCCGTGACCCACGCTCTCGACGCGGACCTGCTCGCCATCGACAGGATCCTGAAGGACGACGCGCGGCCACTGCCCGTCCGGATCCTGGAAGCCTTCGACCAGTGGGCCGGGCGATACGTCGGGCCGATCGCACGTGACATCACGACGGTGATCGAGGACAACCCCGGGCTCCTCGGACCAATCGTCCAGACTGCGCCGCAGCGCTTCACCGAGCTGATCACCGACGCCATGACCGCGGACACCACCGGGATCGGCCGATCGAGGGCCGCAGCGGCAGCGCAGACCCTGATCAGTGCGTCGATCGGCATCAAGCACCAGGTCGAGGACCGAGAGTCCTACCGGCAACGACTCCAGGTCGCGATCGATGTCCTCGTGCTCTGA
- a CDS encoding SDR family NAD(P)-dependent oxidoreductase, producing MTAPDLLTTRFTSSSTAEEVLRDVDLDGVRAVVTGASSGLGVETARALAAAGADVTLAVRNAAAGQAVADEIERSGVSIRPRVVWLDLADQGSVSGFVEAWDGPLHLLINNAGVVTGGLERTAEGWELQFATNHLGHFALAVGLHDALARGAAERDGARIVSLSSTAHMRSGIDFDDLHFERRSYDPQIAYAQSKTANSLFAVEATTRWASDGIVANAANPGG from the coding sequence ATGACAGCGCCTGACCTCCTCACTACCCGGTTCACCTCATCGAGCACCGCCGAGGAGGTGCTCCGTGACGTCGACCTGGACGGTGTGCGCGCCGTCGTCACCGGCGCCTCTTCCGGCCTCGGGGTCGAGACGGCACGCGCACTCGCCGCGGCCGGCGCGGACGTCACGCTTGCCGTCAGGAACGCCGCCGCGGGCCAGGCGGTCGCCGACGAGATCGAGCGATCTGGTGTCTCGATCAGGCCCCGGGTCGTGTGGCTGGACCTGGCGGACCAAGGCTCGGTATCCGGCTTCGTCGAGGCCTGGGACGGCCCGCTGCACCTGCTGATCAACAACGCCGGGGTCGTCACGGGCGGTCTCGAGCGCACCGCCGAGGGGTGGGAGCTGCAGTTCGCCACGAACCACCTCGGCCACTTCGCGCTCGCCGTCGGTCTCCACGACGCGCTCGCCCGAGGCGCAGCGGAGCGTGACGGAGCGCGGATCGTGTCCCTCAGCTCCACGGCCCACATGCGCTCGGGCATCGACTTCGACGACCTCCACTTCGAGCGTCGCAGCTACGACCCCCAGATCGCGTACGCCCAGTCGAAGACGGCGAACTCCCTGTTCGCCGTTGAAGCGACCACGCGGTGGGCGTCCGACGGGATCGTCGCGAACGCGGCCAATCCCGGGGGATAG
- a CDS encoding nitroreductase/quinone reductase family protein, whose translation MGVDEMPPTGTCYLSTVGRRSGEPRRVEVWYVIVDEQIVLTGTPGARHWLANLREHADAVLQLRAPDRDLAVKAEEVTDRGKRRRVAQEAWRLQPWYAEQPFSIEDWVANSPMVVLTSTRAGRSQDRTPPDDG comes from the coding sequence GATGCCGCCCACCGGTACGTGCTACCTGAGTACCGTCGGGCGTCGCAGCGGCGAGCCGCGCCGCGTCGAGGTCTGGTACGTGATCGTCGACGAGCAGATCGTCCTGACTGGAACCCCCGGCGCCAGACACTGGCTCGCCAACCTGCGAGAACACGCCGACGCTGTCCTGCAGCTGCGCGCTCCTGACCGCGACCTGGCAGTCAAGGCGGAGGAAGTGACCGATCGCGGCAAGCGGCGCCGTGTCGCCCAGGAGGCGTGGCGACTTCAGCCCTGGTATGCCGAGCAGCCGTTCTCCATCGAGGACTGGGTCGCGAACTCACCCATGGTCGTACTGACGTCCACGCGTGCAGGAAGGAGCCAGGATCGGACACCACCTGACGACGGTTGA